A single Eremothecium sinecaudum strain ATCC 58844 chromosome VIII, complete sequence DNA region contains:
- the VMA13 gene encoding H(+)-transporting V1 sector ATPase subunit H (Syntenic homolog of Ashbya gossypii ACR181C; Syntenic homolog of Saccharomyces cerevisiae YPR036W (VMA13)): MSSKDRVPRIVLDSSYFHDIRNTIGSKPVAWEALIRVADLNEEDANIAKELDAVLIKHSTFVTGNELSIEDSVASLLNLLVTCSNQDAKRAVINLIVELLTNSKFCEETVRYFQKRPEAVGMVYESTLGSYNLDEQAVLVSVFMVVSLLIQDGLHQEALVEKLMRSELFLGILRNESRLDTCYIGLRLLQELTSVKQYRHVIWKQNFEFMPTLFQLIDNALDAKSPTRVATPNSNNVGIQSQYYSLLIIWLLTFEPAIASDLTRSYLTEFLKLLKLVKITIKEKITRSSIAIILNCVDPQVKGHKTVIKNILLLGSGLSIFQQLGERKYSDDELREDLAKLRGILESEYQELTSFDEYVAELDSKLLMWSPPHIDNSFWSENCHRFKEDNWKLFKQLLEVLKDYDMSQDSKHNVAVQVALNDITHIVELEPECVDVLGKLNAKVIIMELLNHPDSKVKYEALKATQAFVANTFK; this comes from the coding sequence ATGTCTTCAAAGGATAGGGTTCCAAGAATTGTATTAGATAGTTCATACTTTCATGATATAAGAAATACGATTGGGTCAAAGCCTGTTGCTTGGGAAGCTTTAATAAGGGTAGCTGATTTAAATGAAGAAGATGCAAATATAGCCAAAGAACTTGATGCTGTATTGATCAAACATAGTACGTTTGTTACAGGTAATGAATTGTCCATTGAAGATTCGGTTGCTTCATTGTTGAATCTTTTGGTAACCTGTTCAAATCAAGATGCGAAAAGAGCTGTCATTAACTTGATAGTTGAATTGTTGACAAATAGTAAATTTTGTGAGGAGACTGTAAGATATTTTCAGAAGCGGCCAGAAGCTGTTGGGATGGTCTACGAGAGTACATTGGGTAGTTATAATTTGGATGAACAGGCAGTTTTGGTTTCTGTTTTTATGGTAGTATCTCTATTGATTCAGGACGGGTTACACCAGGAGGCATTGGTCGAGAAACTAATGCGCAGTGAGTTATTTCTTGGTATTTTAAGGAACGAATCGCGACTTGATACGTGTTATATCGGGCTCAGATTGTTGCAAGAATTGACATCTGTTAAGCAGTATAGACATGTTATTTGGAAGCAGAACTTTGAATTTATGCCCACGCTTTTCCAGCTTATCGACAACGCCTTAGACGCGAAGTCTCCTACTCGCGTGGCAACCCCTAACAGTAATAATGTTGGTATTCAGTCACAGTACTATTCATTGTTAATTATTTGGTTGCTAACGTTTGAACCTGCAATTGCATCGGATTTAACCCGTAGCTACTTGACCGAATTCttaaaattattgaagTTGGTCAAGATAACCATTAAAGAAAAGATTACGCGATCTTCAATTGCAATCATATTGAACTGTGTTGATCCCCAGGTAAAGGGCCACAAGACTGTTATCAAGAACATATTACTCTTGGGCTCCGGTCTCTCTATTTTCCAGCAGTTGGGCGAACGTAAGTACAGTGATGATGAGTTGAGAGAAGATCTAGCAAAGTTACGTGGCATTTTGGAGTCTGAATACCAGGAATTGACTTCTTTCGATGAATACGTTGCGGAGTTGGACTCAAAGCTATTGATGTGGTCTCCACCCCACATCGACAACTCTTTCTGGTCTGAGAACTGCCACCGGTTTAAAGAAGATAACTGGAAGCTTTTCAAACAATTGTTAGAGGTTCTAAAGGACTACGATATGTCCCAAGACTCCAAGCATAACGTTGCCGTACAGGTCGCGCTAAACGATATTACGCATATAGTAGAATTAGAGCCCGAATGCGTTGACGTATTGGGCAAGTTAAACGCCAAGGTTATTATCATGGAATTATTGAACCATCCGGATTCGAAAGTCAAATACGAAGCATTGAAAGCCACACAAGCCTTTGTTGCCAACACCTTTAAATGA
- the ACF4 gene encoding Acf4p (Syntenic homolog of Ashbya gossypii ACR180W; Syntenic homolog of Saccharomyces cerevisiae YJR083C (ACF4)), with product MSNSADSDKLSSVDDQENLELAVPKHSDNGEPAEEVKSVPSTPKRGMNVNLALQVKNNRYSASLSPGVNEDLPMPDKLLHKLATKKHHIQELKSQLAQAEAELKELEEAVVRHVGRSRDTPKRSEHNEPTQDFKTLIQKKLQSIDSSPAVVKSQKFISNLFSDMNSAHSAKAEESAPKPSTVGNNKGVSGFLNKMKTRFQEFSFDGEEENDFDEGRKDLNRFHLSDKYEYDSDEEIPIEEVDHKFASVPKDTYKRLGFRNL from the coding sequence ATGAGCAACAGTGCAGACTCTGACAAATTGTCCAGTGTAGATGACCAAGAAAATCTGGAGCTGGCGGTACCAAAGCATAGCGACAATGGTGAACCAGCAGAAGAGGTGAAATCTGTTCCGAGTACTCCTAAAAGAGGCATGAATGTTAACCTAGCATTGCAGGTAAAAAATAACAGATACAGTGCTTCGTTAAGCCCTGGTGTGAACGAAGACTTGCCTATGCCAGATAAACTTCTGCATAAGTTAGCTACCAAAAAGCATCACATTCAAGAACTTAAATCCCAATTAGCTCAGGCAGAGGCAGAGTTGAAGGAATTAGAAGAGGCAGTCGTGCGGCATGTAGGACGCTCGAGAGACACCCCGAAGAGGAGTGAGCATAATGAACCTACTCAAGATTTTAAGACATTAATACAGAAGAAGCTTCAGTCGATAGATAGCAGTCCCGCTGTGGTCAAAAGTCAGAAGTTTATAAGCAATCTTTTCAGCGACATGAATTCCGCACATTCAGCTAAGGCTGAGGAAAGTGCACCTAAGCCATCTACTGTTGGTAATAATAAAGGTGTTTCCGGTTTTTTGAATAAAATGAAAACTCGTTTCCAGGAATTTAGTTTCGATGGCGAAGAGGAAAATGATTTTGATGAAGGTAGAAAAGATCTGAACCGGTTCCACTTAAGTGATAAATATGAATATGATTCTGATGAGGAGATCCCTATAGAAGAAGTAGATCATAAATTTGCGTCAGTACCTAAAGATACATACAAAAGGCTTGGTTTCAGGAATTTATAA
- a CDS encoding uncharacterized protein (Syntenic homolog of Ashbya gossypii ACR179C; Syntenic homolog of Saccharomyces cerevisiae YJR084W (CSN12)), translating into MQSIRACFELKTPNQNLIDFILYDQKPFKYSFTPSNNAQLDDFIKKTISLKAFANKSETTPELFDLAYEQLCALNRIARSESDWIVYALYRCALQLYQIAVKLDTSAKNEDNNKPTSTSINAISNPSLFYQKGDLRQDNFLTVCARVINSSLTICLQDRDLSASNKRHGAYFFGIIMFKIFNRLRAYELLNHIVNVLESRSDRLPPDEAFGNRRALTVAYSYYLGRYYTCRKKNYEKALQWLELAFKNSHSKCSRQREQILVYLLPVAFLKRRRFPTKKLLDSWDAKSTGLDYKSIFTAVLNGNLSQLDLIIESSKLSLLQRGLYLTFSELKPYATLRLVRAAWVAVDCKWQVPTHVIATAIKIKCSAPHPHPDDMMSQENLDKEEQLDRTECQVAGLISQGLIRGYLSHGNRVLVLSRTVPFPCN; encoded by the coding sequence ATGCAATCTATTAGAGCATGTTTTGAGCTAAAAACACCTAATCAGAATCTTATAGATTTCATACTATATGACCAAAAACCCTTCAAATATTCTTTTACTCCGTCTAATAATGCCCAGCTGGATGATTTCATAAAAAAGACAATTAGTTTAAAAGCATTCGCAAACAAATCTGAAACAACACCGGAGTTATTTGATCTCGCTTATGAACAGTTATGTGCCCTTAATAGGATCGCTCGCTCGGAATCAGATTGGATAGTGTACGCTTTGTACCGTTGTGCTCTACAACTTTACCAAATTGCTGTCAAGCTTGATACTTCAGCCAAGAATGAGGATAATAATAAACCCACGAGCACATCAATTAATGCCATTAGTAATCCCTCGTTATTTTACCAAAAGGGTGACCTTCGTCAGGATAATTTTTTAACAGTATGTGCTAGGGTCATTAACTCGTCATTAACTATCTGCCTTCAAGATCGTGACCTAAGTGCGTCGAATAAACGTCACGGCGCATATTTTTTTGGCATTATTATGTTCAAGATTTTCAACCGCCTACGTGCATACGAACTGCTCAACCATATAGTGAACGTTCTAGAATCTCGGTCTGACCGTTTGCCCCCAGATGAAGCTTTTGGCAACCGTAGAGCACTTACAGTAGCATACAGTTATTACCTTGGCCGCTATTATACATGTCGTAAAAAGAACTACGAAAAAGCACTTCAATGGTTAGAACTTGCATTTAAAAATAGTCATTCAAAATGTAGCCGCCAACGAGAGCAGATACTGGTTTATTTACTTCCAGTTGCCTTCCTAAAGAGACGAAGGTTCCCTACTAAGAAATTACTAGACTCCTGGGACGCCAAATCAACCGGTCTAGATTATAAGTCAATATTTACTGCAGTTCTCAACGGAAATCTTTCTCAACTGGACCTAATTATTGAATCTTCTAAACTTTCCTTACTGCAGCGTGGTCTGTACTTAACTTTTTCCGAATTGAAGCCATATGCCACGCTGCGGCTCGTCCGTGCGGCCTGGGTGGCTGTGGATTGTAAATGGCAAGTGCCCACGCACGTGATTGCCACGGCGATTAAAATTAAATGTTCCGCCCCACACCCACATCCCGATGACATGATGTCACAAGAAAATCTAGATAAGGAAGAACAGCTTGACCGTACCGAATGCCAAGTGGCGGGGCTTATCTCCCAAGGGCTCATTAGGGGATATCTGTCCCACGGAAACAGGGTACTAGTACTAAGCCGGACAGTTCCATTTCCTTGTAATTAG
- the TMH11 gene encoding Tmh11p (Syntenic homolog of Ashbya gossypii ACR177W; Syntenic homolog of Saccharomyces cerevisiae YJR085C) encodes MEPAWILATLTAAGGTFGYARKRSIPSLAAGLIIGGTFAYSGYIAKENDAKSSAIALSASAVMLTAGLLRGIPSRFAKPVPIVLSVLGAVGVAYYGFRVSRHDFI; translated from the coding sequence ATGGAACCAGCTTGGATTCTAGCTACTCTTACAGCTGCTGGAGGTACTTTCGGGTACGCTCGTAAACGCTCGATCCCCTCGCTTGCAGCAGGGTTGATTATCGGAGGTACGTTTGCGTATTCCGGATACATAGCAAAAGAAAATGATGCCAAGAGCTCAGCAATTGCGCTCAGTGCGAGTGCGGTGATGCTCACGGCAGGGCTTTTGCGCGGAATTCCATCCCGATTCGCTAAACCCGTTCCGATTGTGCTAAGTGTATTAGGTGCAGTAGGTGTCGCATATTACGGGTTTCGTGTAAGTAGACATGATTTCATTTAA
- the STE18 gene encoding Ste18p (Syntenic homolog of Ashbya gossypii ACR176C; Syntenic homolog of Saccharomyces cerevisiae YJR086W (STE18)), protein MSDLQKLPPKIQYLKLKRTTELNNKLRKELARERITASNACLKLIEYTSTTKDYAIPEVWGYMKPGENHFRDTGRLKYNRGDKSGKDMTCCIIM, encoded by the coding sequence ATGTCAGATCTACAGAAATTACCCCCTAAAATCCAATACTTGAAACTAAAGCGTACAACGGAACTTAATAATAAACTCAGAAAAGAACTAGCAAGGGAAAGAATCACAGCTTCAAATGCCTGTTTAAAATTAATAGAATATACGTCGACTACGAAAGACTATGCAATACCTGAAGTCTGGGGTTATATGAAACCTGGTGAAAATCATTTTCGTGATACCGGCAGACTTAAATACAATAGGGGTGATAAGTCAGGTAAAGATATGACTTGTTGTATAATTATGTAG
- the ERV2 gene encoding flavin-linked sulfhydryl oxidase (Syntenic homolog of Ashbya gossypii ACR175W; Syntenic homolog of Saccharomyces cerevisiae YPR037C (ERV2)) yields MKTSKQRIVAVGLSLFLIGFLYFFSGHQLSYTIPNDPPLTVLSPDKSKSTGKTKNAPIMPELPDDDARQELGRASWKYFHTLLARFPKTPSPEQSEKLHSLITLFAQLYPCGQCSEHFLEILASNPPQTSSRIAAATWGCHVHNIVNESLKKPIYDCSTILEDYDCGCSGEEDDEETDFERITTIIEEKQHG; encoded by the coding sequence ATGAAAACCTCCAAGCAGAGAATAGTTGCTGTGGGGCTGTCATTATTTCTTATAGGCTTTCTCTACTTCTTTTCCGGGCATCAACTCTCATATACCATTCCAAATGACCCACCACTCACAGTGCTTTCCCCAGATAAAAGCAAAAGCACTGGAAAGACCAAAAACGCCCCTATAATGCCTGAGTTACCAGACGACGATGCTAGGCAGGAACTTGGTAGGGCATCTTGGAAATACTTTCATACACTACTAGCGCGTTTTCCAAAAACCCCAAGTCCTGAGCAATCAGAAAAATTACACTCCCTCATAACTCTCTTCGCTCAACTATACCCCTGCGGCCAGTGTTCGGAGCACTTTCTCGAGATCCTAGCATCCAATCCTCCTCAAACTTCCAGCAGAATTGCGGCCGCAACTTGGGGATGTCACGTGCACAACATCGTGAACGAGAGCCTTAAAAAACCTATATATGACTGCAGTACGATATTAGAAGACTATGACTGCGGCTGTTCAGGAGAAGAAGACGATGAAGAGACTGATTTCGAACGAATTACGACGATCATCGAAGAAAAGCAACATGGGTAA
- the TIP41 gene encoding Tip41p (Syntenic homolog of Ashbya gossypii ACR174C; Syntenic homolog of Saccharomyces cerevisiae YPR040W (TIP41)) → MERRKPASGFEAMEVQGAREMHSRLVQARRPGDSASQAFTVSTGRIPLTRPPQPLNKHSCDHMRHRGQNPNNPLCAQCGTVIIPAPRASMPFEDAPSISILDWTITTRKRPILNSQELQDWDSKLQGLMLPEMIFGNNYVRVRNEKHNWALEFNALEALKLVKLEDCGIRVSYAHKWIRSKRTRQHESPDLDETSLDISQQYDWTYTTDYKGTVTGAELVKDDCAELPLEKLSRPDPILFYDDMILFEDELADNGISVLNVKVRVMNECMLILSRFFLRVDDVLFRIMDTRVYVEFDSNKVIREFKQYESDYKSVLNMHKVSTNNHDIKAGMRDSNWVVKNLKLVKRESDVLNFAN, encoded by the coding sequence ATGGAGCGAAGAAAGCCTGCAAGTGGATTTGAAGCCATGGAGGTCCAAGGAGCACGAGAGATGCACTCTAGGTTGGTACAGGCCAGAAGGCCTGGTGATTCTGCCTCGCAAGCCTTTACTGTTTCTACTGGAAGGATACCGTTAACCAGGCCTCCGCAACCCCTGAATAAGCACAGCTGTGATCACATGAGGCACCGCGGCCAAAATCCCAATAATCCGCTATGTGCACAGTGTGGGACTGTCATTATTCCAGCTCCTAGGGCGAGTATGCCATTTGAAGATGCGCCATCTATATCTATACTTGATTGGACTATCACCACTCGAAAGAGGCCAATCTTGAATTCCCAGGAACTCCAGGACTGGGATTCCAAGCTACAGGGCCTAATGCTACCTGAAATGATATTCGGAAATAACTATGTTCGCGTGCGGAATGAGAAACACAACTGGGCGCTTGAATTTAACGCTTTAGAGGCCTTAAAACTAGTGAAACTAGAGGACTGCGGGATTCGTGTATCGTATGCTCACAAGTGGATAAGGAGTAAACGCACAAGGCAGCATGAATCTCCTGACTTGGATGAAACCTCCTTGGATATCTCTCAACAGTATGATTGGACTTACACTACGGATTACAAGGGCACTGTCACCGGCGCGGAACTAGTGAAAGATGATTGTGCCGAATTGCCACTAGAGAAGCTGTCGAGGCCAGACCCCATTCTTTTTTACGACGATATGATCTTATTCGAGGATGAGCTTGCTGACAATGGCATCAGTGTCCTGAATGTAAAAGTACGGGTTATGAATGAATGCATGCTGATTCTAAGTAGGTTCTTCCTAAGGGTTGACGATGTTTTGTTCCGTATTATGGATACGAGGGTTTATGTTGAATTTGACTCTAATAAGGTGATAAGAGAGTTTAAACAGTACGAAAGCGACTACAAGTCAGTTTTGAACATGCATAAAGTGTCCACCAATAATCATGACATCAAGGCGGGTATGAGAGATAGCAATTGGGTCGTCAAGAACCTTAAGTTGGTTAAGCGAGAAAGTGATGTTTTAAACTTTGCCAATTAG
- the EMC2 gene encoding Emc2p (Syntenic homolog of Ashbya gossypii ACR173W; Syntenic homolog of Saccharomyces cerevisiae YJR088C (EMC2)), whose protein sequence is MDHIRARFLALCITHQYVTLPADETVQLHKELDNYLKLGDPKLSEVDFMSLCEMLFYLKVLVNDDIEAEVVYRRISDRLGENSPKMHVMKATLLQITEGDLKAVTYLKRLRDEVLEFDTDSADYLFIEKKILAIERATLSQEVYIGKMLSLLEKFPLDGELWWALASEYSSIGQFDKAAYCLEEVIVIAPFAYNVFAKLGEVLYYSATCGKKLNKVVLQEALDNCLRAVELSETCLKAWSFIAVISDKLKKRELSDLSCRKLKEIELTGNPQDIETARFILDSLRGTVGKKSVV, encoded by the coding sequence ATGGATCATATTAGGGCGCGTTTCTTGGCATTGTGCATTACCCACCAATATGTGACTCTTCCAGCTGATGAAACAGTGCAATTACACAAGGAACTGGATAACTATCTAAAATTAGGAGATCCAAAGTTGTCTGAGGTCGACTTTATGTCGCTTTGTGAGATGTTATTCTACTTAAAGGTTTTGGTTAATGATGATATCGAAGCAGAAGTTGTATATCGACGCATATCAGACCGTCTTGGTGAGAATTCACCTAAGATGCACGTCATGAAGGCGACGTTATTACAGATTACAGAGGGAGATTTGAAAGCGGTTACATATTTGAAGCGCCTGCGGGACGAGGTGCTGGAGTTCGACACTGACTCTGCGGACTACCTTTTTATAGAGAAAAAGATCCTCGCAATAGAGCGTGCTACATTATCTCAAGAAGTTTATATTGGAAAGATGTTGTCTCTGTTAGAAAAGTTCCCTCTGGATGGCGAACTATGGTGGGCTCTTGCGAGCGAGTACAGCTCTATAGGCCAATTCGATAAGGCAGCTTACTGTTTAGAAGAGGTAATAGTGATAGCACCCTTCGCATACAATGTATTTGCTAAGCTGGGTGAAGTTCTGTACTATAGCGCCACTTGCGGCAAAAAGTTGAATAAAGTCGTTCTACAAGAGGCCCTAGATAATTGCCTACGTGCTGTAGAACTTTCAGAGACATGTCTAAAGGCCTGGTCATTTATTGCTGTAATTAGCGACAAACTTAAGAAGCGTGAACTTTCCGATCTAAGCTGTCGTAAATTGAAGGAGATAGAGTTGACAGGTAATCCCCAGGATATTGAAACGGCGAGGTTTATTCTAGATTCTCTCCGTGGTACTGTTGGGAAGAAGAGTGTTGTTTAG
- the TIF5 gene encoding translation initiation factor eIF5 (Syntenic homolog of Ashbya gossypii AER400C; Syntenic homolog of Saccharomyces cerevisiae YPR041W (TIF5)) — protein MSINICRDNNDPFYRYKMPPIQAKVEGKGNGIKTAVLNAADVARALNRPVAYIIKYFGFELGAQTSISVDKDRYLVNGAHQPSKLQDVLDGFITKFVLCGSCKNPETEINITKGEDLARDCKACGQRTLMELRHKLSSFILKNPPDSMKDGSRKKKKAATASANVRGGGVSISDIAQGKSQAEVGDLEEGAFSDNDELARQINAAASSLEQIEVKDDEWAVDMSEEAVRARAKEIQGDDVAVVRYTVLEEFGEWLLSESVDEKEKLPNDVEIYKKAAEMDLLQDAKIACVLGQVLFDENIVEQIPEHTQLLQKLFINEDFEKQFLGGIERFLGLDKPELIPTLPKILVTLYNEDIVSEEQIISFGSKCSKRFVPKDVSKKVRRAAKPFITWLENAESEDDESDGESD, from the coding sequence ATGTCCATCAATATTTGCAGAGATAACAATGATCCTTTCTACCGTTATAAAATGCCTCCCATTCAGGCTAAGGTTGAAGGTAAAGGTAATGGTATTAAAACAGCAGTATTAAATGCTGCCGATGTCGCCCGTGCTTTAAACAGACCTGTTGCATATATCATCAAGTATTTTGGTTTTGAATTGGGTGCTCAGACGTCTATTTCGGTTGACAAAGATCGTTATTTGGTAAATGGTGCTCACCAACCTTCAAAATTGCAAGATGTGCTAGATGGTTTCATTACCAAGTTTGTGCTGTGTGGTAGCTGTAAAAACCCAGAAACTGAGATCAACATTACTAAGGGAGAAGACTTGGCTAGGGATTGTAAAGCTTGTGGTCAGCGGACGCTGATGGAATTGAGACATAAATTGTCATCATTTATCTTGAAAAACCCTCCTGACTCTATGAAGGATGGTTCcaggaagaagaagaaggctgCTACTGCTTCTGCTAACGTTCGTGGTGGTGGTGTGTCTATATCTGATATTGCTCAAGGTAAGTCACAAGCGGAAGTTGGAGATTTAGAAGAAGGTGCCTTCTCGGACAACGATGAGTTGGCCCGTCAAATCAACGCTGCAGCATCAAGCCTAGAGCAAATCGAGGTTAAAGATGACGAATGGGCAGTGGATATGTCAGAGGAAGCTGTTCGCGCCAGAGCCAAGGAAATTCAAGGCGATGACGTCGCTGTTGTTAGATACACCGTTTTGGAGGAATTCGGCGAATGGCTTCTATCGGAATCTGTAGATGAGAAAGAGAAACTTCCAAATGACGTTGAAATATACAAGAAGGCAGCAGAAATGGATCTCCTACAGGATGCCAAGATCGCATGCGTTTTGGGCCAAGTCCTCTTCGACGAGAACATTGTTGAGCAGATTCCAGAACATACCCAGCTCTTACAGAAGCTATTTATTAACGAAGATTTTGAAAAGCAATTTTTGGGTGGTATAGAAAGATTCTTGGGTCTTGACAAACCAGAACTGATCCCAACCTTACCTAAAATTTTGGTGACCCTGTACAATGAAGACATAGTCTCCGAAGAACAAATTATAAGCTTCGGCAGCAAATGCTCTAAGAGATTCGTTCCTAAAGACGTTTCAAAGAAAGTCCGTAGAGCTGCGAAACCATTCATCACCTGGTTAGAAAATGCTGAAAGCGAAGACGACGAGTCCGATGGAGAAAGCGATTAG